The nucleotide window GAGATGAACATTTAGCCAACACAAACATGCAAGCATCAGAGAATGGTCAGCCAGTATAAATCAGAGAGAATAGTTGATTGGCCCACCGAGGTGTGTTGACAGAGCAGCTTCCCACTGAACCTTTTCCCGTGTTGGCAGAGAGAGGCCTGGACAGGGAGGGCACCACTAACGTGTGGGGCTGGGTTGCCCTGGCAGTCAAACCATTCACAGACACAGCTGTTTCAATGCTCATATCTGTGGTGGGAACCGAGCTGCTGCTGTCGTAGGATTCTGTCAGGGCCTCCAGAGCAATTGACACCTAGAAAAAGAGGAGTTTCATCCATGACCAAAAGCAAAAATCTTACTGATGTTCAATTGCATACTTTTTATTAATTCTCTCTTACCTGTAACTCGCCTAATTTCTCAGATGTTGGAGACACTAAGGTATAGAAACCACTGATAGCGTGTGACAGAGAAAGCTGAGAAATCCCTGTGACCTGAGCACGTGCTATCGGCAAATGGTCTGGCTTGGTCACCACCTCCAGCATCAGAGAGCCCATATCTGAAGGTCCAACATTGACAGAAAACAAAATGTAGCTGCATAAAAAGCCATGTCCTTACAATTGTTTCAATTTGACAGTCTAAAACGTGATGAGCGTGTCTGTCATATAGCCTATAACGATGTATTACCAGTCATGTAGGACGTAAACTGTTTTGGCCCACAGCGTATGGGAAAGCGAGCGGTAGACTTGACCATCGTCTGAGTCGTTTGTGATCCATTCCTTGGACGGAAGTGTGTCCCATTTGACGACTCTCCCCACCAGCGCAATCTCACGAATGTTTCGGCTGGAGGCTTCGGGATTGTCCATAGAATTCTGCTCACTGTCACCCTCAGAAAACACCTGAGCTGACCCTCGaccaggggagggaggctggtggaTGGCGACACGTCACTGGGGACTTGAGAGCTGACTGTAGTAGGAAACCATATACACAGGCAAACAATATATGCACACACCAAGATCAGCTATGAATAGCATTATACTCACGTTCACAAGCATAAAGAGGTATGACTATCAAGCTAGCACACACTGCAGTTCGAGTTCTCAGCAGGCAACTAGCAGCTTATATGGctactgtagagctagctaattaCTTTCCCAAGCATATGTAGCAAAACAAAGCTAACTTTAGCTTAATAGCAAATAGTTGTATTTATCAACAAATGACTACTAACAATAGCAGTTAGCTAATTACGATAGTTAGCAAGCCTAAATACAATGTGGACAAAGTCAATAAGTTATTACCTATCTGGTGGTCAGCTAACCAAGCAACAAGTAAACTACTGTACAGCTAGCCTAGCTTCAGTACTAGTAGTAGTAGCATTAAGTACTGTAATGTAGCTAATACAGCTCAAATTGACAAGTGCAATGATGATGACAACTAAGTCGACTTTATTACCTTTCCGCCTGTTGCTTCCAGCTTTGGTAGATTTCACTTTTCTGTTCTTCATTCCTTTTTAAGTTAGAGAGTGTGCGGTTATCTAGACTAGCCACGGTAACTAGCTAACTACATGGTTGTCATTCACTGTGTATTTGCAAGCTATCCGCTAAATATTGCGAAGACAGCGCGCAAAACGGTCTCCAAAGCAACAACGCTATGCTTTCCTTTGTATCCCGCCTCTAAACAAACGACTTCCTCAGTGTGCTGTATAACAAATGCTTCCTTTCCACCGGCAGAGGGTAGCATCGGTCTTATTTAATAAGCTCACCTAATTTCCCCACTGTCGTTGCATCATTTTACCATAACTTTCATAGAAGTTCAACTTTTAAGAATACTAAGAAGGGTTGTTTTTAAACGtaattttatttgtcagatttTTCCATTAATCAATATCCCCATATTGAAGACAGATTTAATGACAGTAACTTTTGACTTCATTATAGCTTGTAATTTTTAACCATGTGGTTTCTTGTCCTTCAAATGGAGGCAGTTTGTATGACAGTTAGGTGATTATTGCCTAGCTACAGGGACCTCAGCAGCCATGTATGTTTTGGCTGACAGAAGGAGTTCCAAGGGTGGATACCGATCCCTACTGTGCACATTTAACCAAATGCCTCTGGAACTGACAACTTCTAGTTTCTTACAGCAATCTAAAGTCAGAAGGGTCAACTTTCAGAGACAAAAAAGATTTCCACTATCTTCACTGTGTGAGTCCAAGTGGGGGCCCATACACAGTGACGACAACTTTCATTCATTTTCACCTTTAGTATAGAAGGGGGCTTGTGTTCATTaactgcaacaaaaaaaacagtctACTCTTCAGATGCAGCCAGGAGCTGTAGCATTTCTGCAGTATATGGCTCTTCTGTttttccaagtgtgtgtgtgtgtgtgtgtgtacacacacaggagctcATGGAAATACATCCCTACAAGCGAGGAGACGTTATCTCTTTAACCCTTCCTCAGCCTTCATTGTCAATCAATCAAGTCACAGCCCGTccaaacatttacacacacacacacacacacacacacacacacacacacacacacacacacacacacacacacacacacacacacacacagggaagccCCCTTGGAGCCTCCAGTTCCCACAGTATGTGTCAGCACGCCTCACTCTCCCCTCGCTCCTCAAAGACATACTGTGAAAACTGGCACCGTCTGTACTTTGGTTTTGACCTACTTTGAGGCATCTTTGAGTGGTATGCATATAGACAATTGGCGTTTGTAGTATGAggtccacagacagcagcagcattGCAGACGTGTTCGAAATCATCTGGGGTACCGTGCATGATTAGTCACAGCTCAGATATAGTAATAACACGTCTAACTTATCACTGACCCATTCGATACAAGATAGCAGTTAACACATGGTATACTGTCTTTATAAATGTGGGGGGATACAAATTTAACTCTGAATGTACTTGCATATACTTTAATTGTAAGACATTTGAGTTCCCAAAGAAAATCTCTGATTACGATCAGTGGTGTTCCAATCAGCTCACTGTGCAAACGCAAAGAGTGTCCTGCCGTTTCAGTGCATTCGTTTTCAAGGGGCTGcattatatctttttttttttttttttacaaactgaCACCGGAGGCAAACAGCCTTGCAGAGTTAACTGAAACCAGTCCAGTGTGAGAGAGCAgaggcctctctccctctgcagggaTGGGGGAGCAAGAGCTGTGCTCACTGCCTCTGGGGCTGATTGCCAAatgcccccctgccctcccacccCACACTCGCCCCCCATCCCAAAGTCAACTGAACCTCCTGCCATTCcagccccctaccccccccccccctacccagcctccctccccccccccccccccccccccaccaccccatgcTCCCCTGGGCCTGGAACTCCAATCACAGAcctgcagcctcccgcctctctccccttccctctctcctttccttcactTTCTCTGGATCTGGCGCCCCCCCTCCTTTAAGCCTGCGATTGCACCACTCCATTGTGGAGTCTGTCTCTTGTACTCCAAGCGGTCCCAGCTGCTGCTTCCAGTGTCTTCACTCTTCAGGGTTAGTGCTGCAGCGACGCTGGAACTCCTGGCCATACTCATGGATCCATTTGTTAGCCACTGGAACATACATTTAGTATATTGTGTCATGATCTAAtcccaaaacgttttttttctacTTCTAAGAAGCATTAAGAACTCATGCGCAAGACTTGAAGAAAAAGTTTCTCCTTAAACGGCCATAGTAATGACTAATATACTGCATCTTTCTTTGCTTCTGTAAGTATAGTgtccttggccgggtttcccagattcgttaagaagctcttaacgccaagaacttcttaggagcgttttaagaacgctctagaacgctctagaacgctcttagaacgctcttaagaagctgttagcgttaagagcttcttaacgaatctgggaaacccggcccttgacAGTAGCATCCAGGAGGGAGTTAAGTGATGGAATGGGGGGGGCGACCGCACATGTTTGACATCCCTCCACAGCACACAGTGTATCACCAGCTCTATCATCCCTCCTGCATCTCTGTAATGTGACACAGATGTGGCCCTAACCCACAGTCAGGCTCTTACAGAGGCGGCTGGCCTCAAATGTACTGAAGACTACAGCTTCTTAAAAAATTTATCATAAATGCTCATACAAATAAGATATGGCCATATATGGTCATAATGTATACATTACAATTGATGTCACACAAACTGTGCATTCTAAGCCAAACTGagtatattatttatgtttacGTGAGTACCTACACTGTAACATGCACACCAATCGTTGTTCGTCTCCATGGTAAATATTTAGCAGTCTTACCCCATTTGTCTCCAATAAGGACAGGACAACCAGCATGCAGGGTGTCCCCGTCACCTTGACCGTTTCTATGGAGATTCCACCAGAAGAGGGCAGCATTCTGAAACACCAGACATAGGCGCGTTTGTtgcccacaaaaaaataaaaacaaattgcCTTGCCTAGATTGTGTGTGGTCCTATCCTCTAATGCAGACCTGAATCCACTAAGAAAGAGTGAGATCTTTCTTGTTTTTCTAATACTTGGGCAGAAAGTGAAACTTCACAAACCAAGATTTGAAAGTTGAACCCAGCTGAGGATGTGGCCAATTTCAACACAGTATCATTTCTTAATCTAAACTCTCTTACTCTCCTTTCTTTTGACACAACTGTATTACTGTCAGAAGAGGCCACAAGAGATTCTAAAAACAACATCATGTTAAAGAATAACCTTTCAGAAGGAATTCTTATTATGGATTAAGACAGTTTGACAGTTAAAATGTTAGAAGCCCTTTCTAGCTGTTTCTATGTGGAAACAAAAgacgataacattttgatatatTTACCTGTACAACAGGAACACTGAAGTTGGCGTGGATGAAGACTGTGGACCCGCCTGCGTCAACAGAGCTGAGCTGGGTGATGACAACAGTCTCTCAAAGGTTTGTCTAGCCATGTGTGCACTACTTTAAAAGCCATCTGGTGTACTGGCGGAATTTGTCCACAGCTTACAAACATTCTAATATATACTACTTCACTCTGGAATGTTGAACTTGGACTACAGAATAACTGACTAAAATTCcgtcacacagcacagacaattcatttttacatgcCAGAAAAAGAAGTTGCCTTACATATATCATAAACGTTGCCACTCGATTCCCAGTTTTAAGCTTAAACAGGGGACTTGATGCTGACTGGACACATGGAGGGAAAGGGGGCCATTGTCAAAGCAAGTGGTTCAAACACACCATTCAATATTCTCATCACCCATAAGTAACACAGGTGAGGGTACAGTCAGAGCAGCCAGAATGGATGTGTCAGAGGATAAAGCAGCTTTCAGatgtacttactgtagcatGATCAAAGTGAGGTTCATAGTGACCTCCGATACCATAGTTGACCACCTGGAGGTACTCTCCATGTGGAGGCTGGACGTTCAGCCCTGTGAGCATAGAGATGCGCTGGTCCAGTTGCCTCACAATAGGGTGTACTGTGTCCTTCAGCCATGCACTGAAAGACAAAGGAAAAAATTCCCCTCATATTTCTATTCAAATCTCTAGAGAGATTACATAGTTGTTTCATAAGGGTTGGTGTAAATTAGCGTTGTAGTAAATGTTATACGCCATAAAATTAACTCAGGCAGTGAGTATATTGAGTTGCTACACTATGGCAGCTTTGTTCAGCAGGTGAGATTTTATTGCTGCTTTTGACTGTCATGAGAGGGAACAATAAAATAGCCATTTCAGTTTGTAATAAAGCTGCAGCAACAAGCCAGAGATGATGCAGTAAATTAAGTTGTAGCTCTTATTATTAACTATGCGTCCCTTTTGGCCCCTACTGTAGAACCTGCTCATATACTGTAGTGTTTGTTCTTCATACCTCTTGCTGATTCGATACTCAGCTGTTGCCTGCTTCTCTCCAGATGCCACCACAGACCTCCTTAACTTGTGTCAtacaatgacagaagaaacgtatcATTTTACTTGCATGTTAGTAATTTCACATAAATAGTAAACTTCTAGGATCCAGATGCGAGCAATTAAATTAATATTAAAAACTAAAGGTAAACGCAAGAGAAAAAGTGCGAAAACTTTGCAAGTTTTTGAATGTTGGTGAAACAAAGCCTTTAGTCACCAGAGCCATGATGGAAATACTTTGCTGGCCTATCTATCTACAAACTCCCTCTTGAATTCCCCAGAGGTTAGACAGCCAATACAGCCCTGAGACTAGACAACTAATACAGCTCGGCCTTGGAACTGACAGCAGGATGAAATACCAAGTTCAAGGCACAGAGAGCCTACTCTGCCAACCACATGACTAACAGTCCGGGCCTGTTTCTAATCAACGCACCAGAACACCATCAAATGTCGACATAATTATGAAATAAGTGGTGGGATTTCTATCTAAAATAAGGGTGGAAAACCTATTGGTCAGTGCCAAAACCTCACATAAGCTATGAGACATTATTTGGGTTACCGCATCTTGCCAGACTAATTGAGTCAGCACAAAGTGTCTCCACTGCAAATACAATTCTCCTTTCAATGCTGCCAGGATACAACATAAATATCTTATTATCTCTCAGTTGTGAAGGAGGGAATTTTGTTTCTTGCCTTGGAGCCCTCTTAATTGAGCAGTCTTAGAAGCTACGCCAAGGACTTCACAGTACAGGACAGCGTTGCATTAAGCTGTGTGTTAAATTATTGGAACCATGTCAACTATTTCTTCAAAGGTGTTTTGATGTTGGAGATGTCTCAATCCCTTCAGTATTGTTGTACTTTATCCAGACAGAATTCAGAGCCATGCAGATGCGATGTAGACATAAGGAAACAAATCTTGGTTGATATAAGCTTTTGTTGGGCATTTCAATgtaagagacaaagagagagagagacagacttaaACATCTTGTTAAATCATGCAGAGCAAAAATAACCTGGCAACCTTTCACTAAAACCTTCCATCATGACTTTGAGCAGGGTAGTGTAAGGGGCCAGACCACTGGAGAAAACTATGATGGGAAACTTCCGAAAATAACTAACCCCAATAGTCATGACTGCCAGCGCCTAGTCAGTATGCACACTCACTCTCCAGCTAAACCTTTCCAGATGTAATTAACACTTACCAAATAGAAGAGATCTCCTCAGTCTTAATATAATCCTAATAGTTTACGGAATAAAGCGTGCTACAATAGGTTACATTGTCCTTATCATGGTTTCAGTTACTGACCCCAGGATGGGCATGGAGCTTGATGTTGTTACCCTCAGCGTCAGTGATGAAGCTGTGGTAGAGGACCACGAACGGCTGCAGGCTGAGAACCTCTCGTTTGACTGGCTTCAGCAACAGCGTCGGACTGCCATTGGTGAAGTAGTCACAGAAGAGGTCAGGGTTCTCATAGTGCTTTGGCTGTGAGAGAAACGTGCATCTGAAGTCATTTATTGAAGCCAGAACAGCGAGAAAGCATTGGTAATTTTCTTTTCACTCACAGAACTTGTTTTGAATGTTCTTCCATCCTTGCTAACTAGTATGAGAATAAAGCCAACTCTCAGTTTGTTTTGAAAAATCACAACAGTTTTGCATGACATTTTAATCAACATATGATTTGAAGCCAGCGATTGTCACTTTGAAGATCAAGCTTCTTTTGCATTCAGTTCAAGACATGATTAGCAGTACCGTAATGTTATGACTGCGGATAAAAATCTACCTGATGACTTTGTGTCTGGCACAGTCTCTCATATGCGTTCCTTGTCCTGAGATAAGTGGTGTTGGGCCTTTTCAACACTCCATCAGAATCCTGTAACTGTGGACTTTCAACAAGCAACCTCTCGTACTTCTCCACGTTCTGTAGAACTCTGCCGTTCATGGGATCTGAATGGCCAAGGAATATATCAATATTATTCACACAGTCATCACATGCTCCATCTGTACAATCCTGAATCAAGTCAACatgcagtatatatatataaggattcaaaccaaaatatcccacccccttcCTTCAATGCCACTATACGCAGCACAGATGTGGTCCCGGTTTCTTTCTTCACAGTAAGTACATTGCATTCTGTATCTACATTACATTACACATACTCAGAATATAAGCAACAAGAAGCTTGCTGAGAGAGTGGGCGGAGAGGCAGTGGGTACTAGCTAGATTAAAAATGATGTATTTCTTGGATTGATGTGTGAAGCAGATGTCCAAACTAAGTCCAGTTGGTGGAATTCCATGCTATGGTTTAGTAGTAGGATATTTTGACTGGAAAGTATTACCGTGGTGAAGCAACTCCTGGGAGAGACTGAGTGCATAGGTCACGTTTCCTGTCtgagaaaacaaagagaaaggagTGTTCTCATGACTACAAACTATCTGTGGTGTCTCCGGTATTATAATATGATACCCTGTCACTACAGGGTACCCACCTTAAAGTGTGAGAAAGCCAGGTGGTCCAGAGCATCTTCCAGAGTGCCCTCGTTCTCTGGGCTCCACTCCCCTCCTGACCCACGGAACAGGCGGACAGACTCCTCCAGCCATTGGACAGAGTGGTAGTAATCCTCCTGCTCATAGGCTACCTGAAACCACACCAGCGGCGGCTGCTGTATGTGTCTTCTTACTTCAGTACAGATGATCAAGTGTCAACCATTTCTTTGGGCATTTCTAATCCAAGGTATTTCTCATTGGATACTTCTTACTGCTTAAAGGCAGGATTGGTACGTTTTGCCAGGATtcaaaggattcaaaccaaactattccaccccctccctttaaAGCCACTCCCCACACATGAACTCATTGACTGACTACtgccaggtagacagacaggtagcccgtCCAAATAATGATAATCATCAAGTTCAGTCCAAACTAAatgattggtcgtgtttattacagtcctgtgAGCCTACAGATATCAGATGTATTTCATTTTgctgtcaaacctttagatttatTAGTTGCTATCCCGATGTTAAGTTTATTCAGctaatatgacaaaaagtgcattTCAATAACATTACCGACCCTGACTTTCAGAGTTACTTGGATTTCCCACCTCAAAAATGAGCATGGAAACTGGGTTTGGACAAAACATTGTGCAAGAgattttttgtttacatttacaaaacaatTCTTGCTGAAACCTACCAAAACTGTGAAGGGACCTTGAAAGCTTTGTTAGAGTATAAGTGAGTCATGTCAGGCTGAGTCACTTAAAAAAATGTTGCAAGGATGTGATTCTCAAGGCTGTAGTTTTGGActtgccctaaccctaactctccaAAACGTGGATAATGACAGCACATGGATCTTGAACTGCTGGTTTTAAACAACTATAAAATTGCCGTAGCAAGCTGTAAGTGCACGTCTGGATGACTTCTCCCTTAAAAAAAAGCATATGTTAAGGAACTCTTGTAGATTGTCATGGTGAAGTAAAGAGGATATTCTCACACTCGCATTGGGACTTCCTTAGAGAAGGATGATGTCTTTTCCATTACATTTATATCCCTCCCACAGTGTCTCTACTGTGCATCATCATTGTAGTGAGACAGCCGAGTTCATTGTGGGACGTGACCCAAAGCTGGAGTGTTTTTTAACCTTTCTGTATGAGGGAACACTCTGGTCATCCCAACAAGATTCCCCTGGCACATAAAGGAGGAATTCAGTGGCGACTGAGAGAGGCAGATGGGAACTTAACTTTTATAGTCTTCTATGGATGGAATACTAATTAGACCTATTCTCACTGAGCTCCCTTGGTCTTGTACTCCTCATGTTGCTGATCTCATTCCCCTACTCTGCATATCCAATTGAGAGGTcagaggagaacacacacacacgggttaaGTTACCTTTCCGACCAGAAAGCAGTCATCTCCAGAGAGTGGGATGGAAACTGGTGGACTGTAGATGTTAATAGGGTTGCCATTTGTCCCCCTCTGGAAGTGGCCCCtcaccagcccccccacctGAAGATCATACACATCCTGCAGCCTCATCAGACCTCTAGCTGCCCCATACAGGTCCTCCAGTTTGGGCAAGATGGCCTCTTCTTCCTTGTAACCTGACCTGAGGGCTGAAATACCAGCAGAAGATCACAAAGCATGTGAAGGTGGGGTGCTGACAGGTCAATGCAAAGGAGGGGGACAGACCCCTGTAAAACCTGTGTCCTAGGTCATCTCAGTTACTAGGACCAGATGTGCTTTTAGGAGAGCAGTAAAACCTTGGGTGTTCTCAACGGCCTCTTCACTGTAAACCACGTTCTGCCACTCTGACTGTAAACGCTTGATCAGCGTAAACGCCACCAGTGGGTTTGATATCGATGCTGCTGCTCCACTGTACACTTCTTTATGCAAGTCAGACACTTTTGAATAGAACCTGGGAAAATAATTACTTTTATCAATGAGTCgagataaataaaaaaaacgtagCCTACTCATTGTAGCAATTGGTTTGCTACTGATAGGCTACGAAGGTAGGCTGTACAACGTTAATAAGTCTAGCCCCTTGACGCAATGGTAATGGTAGGaaaaacataaacacattgCAAAGTTTAAACAATAAGACTGAAGCATTGGCGAATAAAGGTTTAAGAAAGTCATACCTATATTGCCAATACTATGAGACACGCGGCTTCTTAGTAAGAAAGTCCCTATAGATTAGATACTAGACAAACATGCCCCTGCATCTCACCTGTCACTCACCTTTTGATGTCGTCTAGTCTCTCTGACTCGTGCTCGATGTACGTTTGTAAATGACTGATAAGTTCTCTTTCAACATTAATGGCTTGCTTAATGTTCAGTAACGACGTGTACATCTCACCAAAAGACAATGGAATTGCAATCACACTGATCAATCCCCAAATATAGTAAAAATGTATAGGTTGGAAAAAAGGCATTTTTGTTCGGTAGCTACAAGGCTTCATCACAACAGACTCCAGGTTCCCAGTTATTAACAACTGTGATTTCCATATAGTGCTGATAGCTACACGCTTATTCTTTTTCAGGACTGTTGACCGCGCTCTGTCCCTCCGCCTTGCAAAAATCAAACATTCGTTACCAGCAAAGCACATCGTTGTCTCTGAAAAATGAAGTCAGTTTTCATTATCATAAGGAAAACACAAACTTATATTATAATAATCAAATGAAGTCGTCTACTGACTCagaaaaaagttttactttaaaaggtatttatttttaatttcctATCGAATTAGGCGACTCAGTCATTTTAAGACCGTCATGTGGTTCACCTAGCGTTAACTGAACACGCAACTCGTTACTGAATTAGTTCACCAAATTATTATACCAAGAGCATCCTTCAATTGTTATCACGTAGACGTAAATTAATTTGTTGCGATTATTTTAAAATTGGGATTACAGTGACACCTATGGGTATTAAAGGATAACATTTCGGCCAATGCAGCCTACATGGACTGTACGAAAAAGCCAAATAACTATAGTTCTGGCACAATTATGAACTTTTTGTAGTATTTTTT belongs to Hypomesus transpacificus isolate Combined female chromosome 15, fHypTra1, whole genome shotgun sequence and includes:
- the p4ha3 gene encoding prolyl 4-hydroxylase subunit alpha-3 encodes the protein MCFAGNECLIFARRRDRARSTVLKKNKRVAISTIWKSQLLITGNLESVVMKPCSYRTKMPFFQPIHFYYIWGLISVIAIPLSFGEMYTSLLNIKQAINVERELISHLQTYIEHESERLDDIKRFYSKVSDLHKEVYSGAAASISNPLVAFTLIKRLQSEWQNVVYSEEAVENTQALRSGYKEEEAILPKLEDLYGAARGLMRLQDVYDLQVGGLVRGHFQRGTNGNPINIYSPPVSIPLSGDDCFLVGKVAYEQEDYYHSVQWLEESVRLFRGSGGEWSPENEGTLEDALDHLAFSHFKTGNVTYALSLSQELLHHDPMNGRVLQNVEKYERLLVESPQLQDSDGVLKRPNTTYLRTRNAYERLCQTQSHQPKHYENPDLFCDYFTNGSPTLLLKPVKREVLSLQPFVVLYHSFITDAEGNNIKLHAHPGLRRSVVASGEKQATAEYRISKSAWLKDTVHPIVRQLDQRISMLTGLNVQPPHGEYLQVVNYGIGGHYEPHFDHATSASSPLFKLKTGNRVATFMIYLSSVDAGGSTVFIHANFSVPVVQNAALFWWNLHRNGQGDGDTLHAGCPVLIGDKWVANKWIHEYGQEFQRRCSTNPEE